Below is a genomic region from Erigeron canadensis isolate Cc75 chromosome 7, C_canadensis_v1, whole genome shotgun sequence.
ccgGTAAACATGTGTTATTCAAATGTTTGTACTTTTAGAAATTGATAAAGGGATAACGTGGTGGCCCTATTACTTCAAAGTAAAAACGGAGTTTATGTCCAAGATCGTGTgccattaatttttattttttggtttgtgGCATATTTAAAAAGACGTTTTTTTACGTCGCAATATTTCTTGTTTTGACACGTGGCTTTGGCAGGTCCAAGTTCTTTGCAACAACAAGAACATTTGTTACACGGCCTATTTGCCAATTCTTTTCCACCACTGATGTGACACATATATTTTTGGACGGGCTATTTGCCGCTAATTTAGGGCGACACAAAATGTTGTATTCGTTTTCTATTTTAACGTCTAGAAGAATAGTTGTGTCATCACTCAATTGTATCCAAAAATATGAGAATGTTGTGCTACTTATCATAAACACTAGATTTTGTAATGTTGGTCGATgaaaaggttttatttttatgtatcgAATAAGTTAATGTGTTAGGGACCAAAATCATAGTTTCCAAATTAAATCTGTTACAAAGTTGACAACATCAATTTAAGCGTTGttgtcagttttttttttaaaaaaaattacagaaaataaaacttaattcAAAGTTGGTTATATGCTTATCTTTCTAGGCAATTTGGTTAACTATTTAAAGTAATTAAGTttgaaaaattgacaaaataataaaaataataataataataatatttgagcAAATTACAAAGATCGTCTTTATGGTTTGTCAAATTTTACGAGTGTCATCTTTAACTTTCATAAATTACGATTTTGATCCCATCAACAGTTTTGGCCAAAAAATGTTAACCTTTTTATCAAAATGTTGACTTTTGgatcaaaaatgttaattgGGCTTCAAAAATAgagattaaaattataattcatgAAACTAAAGATAGAGATGAAACTTGTAATCAACTCTAAATATCTTGTATTTGGAGCCCAATCCAACATAACCCACCCGTTTCAAGTGTCATTCCAAACATGATACCCAACCCATCCCAACATTTCTACATTTATCTCAAAGGGGGACTTCAAAAAAATATGCTATTTTTTTCGCAAGAACAATTGTCATAATGGAGGGATCAAGTTGGTTAATTACTTTACTAACCAAGAAAATTAGGCACAAGAAGTTAGTGACCACATCTATGAGTTAGTTTAAGATTCTTAAGACCAAATGGAAGCTAGatatttggttaattaattCATATACCGGAATGACTAATGAGAATGATATGGAACAACAATGAGCTTATTATTGATTATTTCTGACTTTCtgttattttacatttatatgcATGCTATATTGCTATAAGTTTcagttatttaattaaatatatcaatttagcCCCAGCTATAGCTCTAGTTACGAGCTACAACAAGAAGTTAGTTGACATACCTAAAACTCGGcaagaaatataaaaataaaaataataaaaatataaatctaaGGTTTACGCTTGAAGGTTAGCTAGGTTAGTACGGTCCAACCCAATGATTAAATGGGCTTTTGGACCAATGGAAGTTTTTGCAATCCATTTTATCAAACCAGTTTTCTAGCACGGAATTATCAGTTCTGGATTATGTGCATTTCACGTTAATTAGCTGGAAGTGGCAATTCCGATTTAAGTCTCTATGTGTCAAAAAAAGATTTCGCTAAAAGGTCTATTAGAGTTAGCCATATCCTCttgatatatctataattttatGAATGAATCAATACATATAAACAAGACACATTAATACATTACCTTATcttaatataaatgtaaaagaATTACAAAAGTTTGAGTAGTAATAAGAGATTTCAATAGGTATGACTATTTGAGTATAAattttctttaaacaaaatGAAGCAGGCATAATACAATTCCTTGTACAGTTTCAAACAATCCAACGAAATTTATACCTAATAGTACATTTGCTGATATATAAACTCAGTCCAAGAAATTCTGTACATGATCCCTCCAGAtaaagtcattgatcataacCCACCATCGTAAGGAACACCcgtctgaggcaaaaattcatCACCCGAAATGAAAGCAGACACTGTAAAGTTAACAGCATCTGTTGCATTAATAACATGAAATCCGGGCCAAGTAACTCTACGACTAGTGTCTGACCCAGGCCCGGAGTTATTAAACTCTGCATAGTAAGAAGTATTCAACGCAAAATCACCAGACCATATGGACCACCCTGCTGGAGTTATCAAACTATCCATAAAAGACTGCATATAGACCGTCCTAGAATACTCTTTCCAAGGACGGCCTAAATACGTTACAGTATTCCCATTACTGGCTGCTAAATCATCAGCAGCCCGAATGTTACACTTTTGTATGGAGGTCCCAGTGTTTTGGCCCGGATCTGTTCTGCCTTGTGCAGTAATGGCATTGAACTGGCCTGACATAGGTAACCGTGGATATAAGTTACAGTTTTGGAACACTGCAGCCGcatttccaaaaataaagtCTACGGTGCCATATATGTCACATTCTCGATAGAACTGACGCATGGAATGTGCATATAATGTGTCTTGGTAGCCTTCGAAACTGCAGCTATAAAATGTGGATAAATCAGCACCATTTCTTAATGCTACTGCTTGATGTTTTATGGCTCCTGCTGTGTTTCGGATTGTCATGTTGACTCCCACAAAGTAAGGTGATACCACAACTGcaaattatttgaaaaatattggttaaaatattgaaagtttatatattctAATAATACCTTCATATGAGTAAATGAATTAGCTAAAGACACCTCATGATCATATATTGAGTAACCTAATGGTTGGATCAATTGTTTGGATCCCTTGACTTTTGAGACAGAAATCAAGGGTTCAATTGTCATGCCCAATAAGGACAGAGGTCTTTTAACAACATTTGATGGATCCTGGAAATAGTCTCTACCTTAGTTAGGGGTTAGGCGGTTTACATTTACCTCCTCTATACATCGTCCAATACAATATTGAGATCCGAAATACCTAGAAAACGTCATGTGTTACTTACTCATGATCATTGAGTCATTTCTAGTCCATTTTAGGCAGGGGACAAGCGTGTAAAATGGAAAGTTTAGGCATTAGGTTGACCACTTCATTTGGCCTAAAGTCAGCTAattaagatacatatatataattctaaatctatttattaatttatatatcacaaACATGATTGATTAAAAATTGCAAACAACTTGCAAGTCCACACATCAAAACATGATTTATTTCAAAGTTTTCAACCCAAAGAAAAACTAGCCAATTTTGTACTAGAATAATTTGACTCTATGTTAATTAAGTTTAATAACTAGGCCAACCTATATCAATTCCTAAGGTGAGTTTGTAACTAACAATCAGTGTTgagattatataaaactttgaaaaaaattatagaagtaattaattataacttttgattttcttaGTATTAGTTAATTGATggtaataaaagagaattgtaaGTTTGAAAACTGttacatatatcatatcatgaaTCCAAAATGCTTAAAAATTTAGCAAAAGCCGAACTACTTACTGAATGTTGCTGAATTAAACGTGGTCGAGCCATCTACAACGTTGTTATTTCCGGTGATAATCGTCTGATTAATACCATCTCCGATCATCATCAAGTACTTCTTGTTCTTTGGAATGTTAACATACTCTTCATAAAGACCCGCCGTGACATAAATCACGAAATAACCAGCAGTGGAAGCAGAATTATTAGGTGCAAAGTTAACCGCAGCAGTAATATTGGTAAAGTTACCGGTACCATCTTGACTCACCACCACAATATTGCTAACAACTATCGGATTCCCGGAGCTATTAGTCTGAAGAAGCTTTCTTTTACCTACATTTTCAAATATGGCTTTTGATTTTTGGGACATTTTAAAAGGTGGCAATTTACCATTTTTGAAACCATTGTATCTATGtgaaaaaccaatttttttgcTTCTTTTACTAGCCCATCCTTTGTTGAAAAGAGCTAAAGAAACACTATACAATTTGTTATCATTCTGGATTGGAGCAATGACTCCATTTTTGGAGGTCCAAGAAGCTGCATTTGCTTGTAAACCCTCTATGCATGTTTCGGTGTTGGTTAATATGGCACTAAGGATAGTTTGGGTGTCTTCTGATTTCGTATCGGGAAGAATTGTTTGAGTGGCAttgattgtttggaaagtgGTTGAAAGGAACTCAATGTTGAGTCTAGCCAAGTATTGGCAATCTTGAAGTGCATTGATCGCGCCAACGGTTAAGCCAGAGGAGCTACGAAGGTAGTTATCAATCAAGTTAGCGAATTTAGTAGCCGAGGATAGGGATTTACGGATGGAGAAACGACCATAGTCATAGACATTGGCTGAAGAGTTGTTGATAGGGAGGGATGCTTGGCAAACAGATGGATAAGGGGTGTCTTGGCAAACCGTGGAGGCGGAAGAGGGTGGTGAAGGGGCGGCCGTGGCGTAGAATGTGAGGAGgagaatgagaaaggagaaGAAAATGGTGATGGAAGCCATTGATATATGGAAGAttgagatgatggtggtgaagTAAATGGTAAGGGTGGAGGGGGTTTATATATGTACAAGAATGTGCATGCAAGTCAACATGTATATGTGAAAGTCAACGTGTGCATGGTGAAGGTGTATATGCAAAACTGTAAAAGCGTGTTCCGGTTTTCTagaattgtatttttttatggaGAAGTATTTGGTCACGGCGATAAGAGACAAAGTTGTCACCATGTTGGTGTATTTTAATTGCGATAATAATCTAATAATCTTTGTATTCAAATTCGTAATCCGTAGGAATAATGTGGTTTCaataatatgttatttatttgtatttccATCTACCTTGgtgttaattttatattttagctttaattttatattttaaaacttaaatgaAGTCTTGTTGTCAACCTATATACATTAGTAGATAAATATCGTGCATGTTGCAAAGGTTTTGAGTGGTCATTAGTCTAATTATATAAATGAGTCTCATCGAATCAACATATAAATACTCAACAATTAGCATAGAAGTCCTACTATAAGAATACCCCAAttcaatataaacactgaataTACGACGAGTATATTTTTATACGGTAAGTATCAAGGTATACTTCCGTCTAGTGGGTGTTGGGTACTTGGGTATTTAAACATCCACCGTATAGGAAGTATACGTTGATACTTGGTACTTTGACTTTTTTGGTCAAAGCAAATATAATTCTCGTATAAAAGCATGCTTGCGTATAGTGGGTGTTTTTGCCGAATTGAAGGGTGTATATAGATGTTCCCCTAGCGGACCTTTAATCTCGAGCTCTACACCATGAGTTACACTCGAGTCGTTCTGTCGTTTTCTAAAGATAACTTGTATTCAtagaacccccccccccccagcacacacatacacacataaaaaaaatgcttaGGAACCCCTTAGTCCTATAGAATAATTTTTCTtctcaaactatatatatatatacttgaacgATAAATTTGGACTTAATAGCATGCCTTTTTATATACCCAAGTTCAATTTCAACATAAACTTATTAAGAGAGAGAACCCTCATCTCAATTCTTTAGAGCATTTTGCTTATATCATAAATTAAATCCAAGACTTTTATTTAATGTCATCCTCCTCAcatatataacttaggaaaacATAAGCAAAACTAAGTTAATTATACTGAGTATTAAATTTACACACTAATCTTCCCATCTAATTAATCCAACAATTACTCTTTTTATTTCTATACCTAAATAATTAAGTATATGCGTTGAAGTACTCATTTCTCTTTCTACATGTAAATTCAATGTATACCAAACAAGTTCGGCACATCAAGAAATCATTAGAAGTTgaaaattatgatttatgataGCGTTTTCATTTGTATGCTTTTTAATGTTATTGAGGTTATTGAGAATCTAAATAAATATCTAAAAATTGTGCGGTGAATGAAGTTGGTAGATTACAAATTGTCAACTTTGGGAGTGGATGGCAACCAGGTATATTTCGTTACATGTAATAAGCCCTCGAGTCTTGGACCAATTCTATAACATTGTATTTTAATGGTAATCTTTGACATTACCTTATAATTATTCTAATTCATCATACTCTCGTGATTCTGTGATTTTTCAAcatattacatgttttggaagtttcttaaaaaaatatcatcCTTTTCACTAAAATTGACAAgagattaattttaatttttttctacattttttaaaaaaaaaggcaaattaCTCATAAATAACTGAAGGAGTAACAtgcatattttaattttgatcatTGGATTTAATTCAAGCTAAATTTTatccaactttacctataaagttggatcaactttaggGAATCTTAATCCATATTACATGGTGTGGTATCATTAATATTTGGATTAAGATTCcctaaagttgatccaactttataggtaaagttagatCGACTTTAGCCAGTGGATTTGATCCAACTTTATAGataaagttggatcaactttaaaGAATCTCAATCAATGTAATATAGTTTTTGTGCGGAACTTCTAAATGGTGGTAAGCCAACGACCCCTTTACCACTGATAGCGAGATAGAATTTGCAAAGAAAATACAACTTACAGTTTTAGGTGATTAAATCGATCAGCTAAAAGGGTATTtgtcattgaatttttaaaatcatttttgtgttttcaaaactgtgtttcaaaaaaaaatgttcttaATCGGTTTTTCAAAACTCCGATTATTTTCTATGAAAACGCACGAAATTACATTTTcaaacaaacacttttttgattatttatattttccaaaCACAATAACAACATAATCTTTTCAAAACGTAACTCCAAACACCATCAAATACATGTATCAAGCGGTGAGCTGACTATTTCTGATTGTCTATTAATTAGATTGTATATATTCGAAACAGAATATTATAATAGgcattaaaaaacaaatgaatagGATAAGGACTCATAGGATCTCCAATTACAACTTTAGGACTGGTCTAAAACCCTTGTTGTATCCACGTCTGAGTACACAATCCatacttaaatattttttgaaccGGAAATTAATCTACTACTTTCATTCACCCCTAttttagaaaatagttagaaaATAATTAGATAAAAATTACTAGATtgtccttaataaacaacccttaaggaaagggttattagatattatcaaaattacccttaatgaattaatttacactttaaattcttatcttttaaaataccACTATCACCATTGTATTAACTTACACGATTAGATCACTTAACACCAATTGCCGATGTTatcgatcaccacccgtcaccgacaccactaaaccatcGTCGGTGTcaccgccgtcgcattgcgcggatacaaTGCTAGTATTAGTTAATGGTTGTATGTTGTTTGGcaactaaattaatttatagCTTAAGAAGAATATATTTTTGGTTGGAAACCGAACTCTTTAGCTTTTCGTCTTCGgtgatatatattatgtttcagcCAATCTGTCGATCATAGAAATATAGAATGTAGGTAGTTGTGATCTTTAAAACATATTTAGGATTTCTAAACATATTATAGCTATAATTATAATTGATTAATtgtatagttttatataaaatgtcaACTATGCTTATGTTAAAAAATGGTAGATACCAAGTGTGCTATTATGTAGATGTTGTTAAGAATATGGTCGTGATCTGTCATTACGTGCGACTAAGCTATTACCTAGTGGTTTAAAATAAACTTTGTATACTTATATAGAtggttaaatttctttttttttatgaatattaCAGTCATATAATAGTTTATTGATGTTGAAAGAGAGATGATATTAATaccatataatttaatatatctacCACATTCTTGTATCTTATACTTGTGTAGCTTCACAAGTATTAATTCTCATGTTGAAAGGGTCAAGTAAACTAGGAGAGAAAAACATGTGATGCTTGCAGAAACCtgtgaaatttgatttttagtaATAGCAAAAAGTCAGTTTCATAGTACGACGGTGGGGGTTTCAATTTGGAGCACATGCcaatttgtattttatttatttatttatttttttaatttctttccttttattttaagttGAACAAATTTACAACCCTCAATTTGGAAGTACAAATAGGATATGGGACACAATTAAGGTCTCGCACCTCCAATCGAAATCAACCTGTTTGCAACGATTTAAAATCCAAATCCCTTATTTACCCGCAAGTTTACCTTAACATATAtttctataatataa
It encodes:
- the LOC122606872 gene encoding probable pectinesterase/pectinesterase inhibitor 41, giving the protein MASITIFFSFLILLLTFYATAAPSPPSSASTVCQDTPYPSVCQASLPINNSSANVYDYGRFSIRKSLSSATKFANLIDNYLRSSSGLTVGAINALQDCQYLARLNIEFLSTTFQTINATQTILPDTKSEDTQTILSAILTNTETCIEGLQANAASWTSKNGVIAPIQNDNKLYSVSLALFNKGWASKRSKKIGFSHRYNGFKNGKLPPFKMSQKSKAIFENVGKRKLLQTNSSGNPIVVSNIVVVSQDGTGNFTNITAAVNFAPNNSASTAGYFVIYVTAGLYEEYVNIPKNKKYLMMIGDGINQTIITGNNNVVDGSTTFNSATFIVVSPYFVGVNMTIRNTAGAIKHQAVALRNGADLSTFYSCSFEGYQDTLYAHSMRQFYRECDIYGTVDFIFGNAAAVFQNCNLYPRLPMSGQFNAITAQGRTDPGQNTGTSIQKCNIRAADDLAASNGNTVTYLGRPWKEYSRTVYMQSFMDSLITPAGWSIWSGDFALNTSYYAEFNNSGPGSDTSRRVTWPGFHVINATDAVNFTVSAFISGDEFLPQTGVPYDGGL